A single genomic interval of Desulfovibrio sp. harbors:
- a CDS encoding ABC transporter ATP-binding protein, translated as MTATGWHTQAEPVARLENVRIFRRGRLTLSVDALDLQPGECLGIIGPNGAGKSTLLSALSGFLMADAGTITLFGQRVSNANATRLRKRVATVSQLSAVDPRLPITVHESVMTGGFGKLGLWRRPGRALADKAARMMELTGIGHLAGRPLGLISGGERQRTAIARALTQEPDILLLDEPTSALDWKAQREILALIRDIHAEIKLCVALVTHDLNALPGMCTRVVQMQGGSICWSGPAAEALDPARLTGLYGTPFQVISHAGTSVVLF; from the coding sequence ATGACCGCCACCGGCTGGCACACACAGGCCGAGCCGGTGGCCAGGCTTGAAAACGTGCGGATTTTCCGGCGCGGGCGTCTGACCCTGAGTGTTGATGCGCTCGACCTGCAACCGGGGGAGTGCCTGGGAATCATCGGGCCAAACGGGGCCGGCAAAAGTACGCTGCTGTCCGCCTTGTCCGGTTTTCTGATGGCGGACGCTGGTACTATCACCCTGTTCGGCCAGCGTGTCAGCAATGCAAACGCCACGCGGCTGAGAAAACGCGTGGCCACGGTTTCGCAGTTGTCCGCGGTGGACCCCAGGCTTCCCATCACCGTGCATGAATCGGTCATGACGGGCGGTTTCGGAAAGCTTGGCCTGTGGCGCAGGCCGGGTAGGGCGCTGGCAGACAAGGCGGCCCGGATGATGGAACTGACCGGCATCGGGCATCTGGCCGGGCGCCCCCTCGGGCTTATTTCCGGCGGAGAGCGCCAGAGGACGGCCATTGCCAGGGCGCTTACCCAGGAGCCGGACATCCTGCTTCTTGATGAACCCACCTCGGCCCTGGACTGGAAGGCCCAGCGGGAAATCCTGGCCCTCATCCGGGACATCCATGCGGAAATCAAGCTCTGTGTGGCTCTTGTCACCCACGATCTGAACGCGCTGCCAGGCATGTGTACCCGCGTGGTCCAAATGCAAGGCGGTTCCATCTGCTGGTCCGGACCCGCCGCCGAAGCGCTCGACCCGGCCCGCCTGACCGGTCTGTATGGAACGCCGTTTCAGGTGATCTCACATGCCGGAACGTCCGTTGTTCTTTTTTGA
- a CDS encoding zinc ABC transporter substrate-binding protein, with product MTSLVRFGVLLLCLAAGPALADAPVPVMAGTTLVEDILTGLGGKDVAVKTVIPGAACPGHYDVKTSDVAFLARASVILLHDWQERMPALVSIIDAVPGAKQKVRVLKAKGNWMVPERQAEAAMEIAEVLQELAPGRAGRYAEAVRGRLASIQAVAEREKERIRSAGLAGAPVICDVMQRPLVEFLGFRVVADYGRFEEMGPEALGRTITAAKLSGAKLVLDNLQSTGAAGKSLAEDIGAGHATLTNFPGGFPGADTWEDAVSRNVDLILAAGK from the coding sequence ATGACTTCTCTCGTCAGATTTGGCGTTCTTTTGCTTTGCCTGGCCGCCGGGCCCGCCCTGGCCGATGCCCCGGTGCCGGTCATGGCCGGGACCACGCTGGTGGAGGACATCCTCACCGGCCTTGGCGGGAAGGATGTGGCCGTGAAGACGGTCATCCCGGGGGCGGCCTGCCCGGGCCATTACGACGTAAAGACCTCGGACGTGGCCTTTCTCGCCAGGGCGAGCGTCATTCTCCTGCATGACTGGCAGGAACGCATGCCCGCCCTGGTCTCCATCATCGATGCCGTGCCGGGCGCGAAACAAAAGGTCCGCGTGCTCAAGGCCAAGGGCAACTGGATGGTGCCCGAAAGGCAGGCCGAGGCAGCCATGGAAATAGCGGAGGTTCTGCAAGAACTGGCTCCGGGCCGGGCCGGACGGTACGCTGAGGCGGTCCGCGGACGCCTCGCCTCGATTCAGGCCGTGGCGGAAAGAGAGAAGGAGCGGATACGGTCCGCCGGTCTTGCGGGGGCTCCGGTCATCTGCGACGTGATGCAGCGCCCGTTGGTGGAGTTCTTGGGGTTTAGGGTGGTCGCGGACTATGGCCGGTTCGAGGAGATGGGGCCGGAGGCCCTGGGCAGAACCATCACGGCCGCGAAATTGTCCGGCGCGAAACTCGTTCTCGACAATCTCCAATCCACCGGGGCCGCCGGGAAGTCCCTGGCTGAGGACATCGGCGCGGGGCACGCCACGCTGACCAATTTCCCCGGCGGCTTCCCAGGCGCGGACACCTGGGAGGACGCTGTGAGCCGCAATGTGGACCTTATCTTGGCGGCGGGGAAATGA